TGTTCCGACTCTCCCTCAAGACTCCAAATGATCCAAAAGGAAGTAGACGAGTATATCAAAATTTCCGGCATAAATTAAATAATATATGGTTCCTAGTACCAGACGTACCGTACTATACAGTATACCTGCAGTAATGGTCGGTACCAGTGGCTGTCTCTCCTCGGGCAAATCTTCTGGACACACACAAGATACATCGACAAAAATCATTAATAAGGGTCAAGAAAAGCGCACGAACACCGTCAACATCTTGAGCGACAGCGGAAACCAGACGGTATTTCGAGGAACCCTGTCGGCGGAGCTTCCACCCTGTGAAATCGTCTGTGTTCCCTATTCGAGCGCTGGTGACGAACAGCGGTCGTCGAGACTCGAAATGACGGCGCGCTCGAAAAACAGTGGAGAGCAACAGTATCGGTACTACGAGTACGAGACGACGATCAAGTGGAACGAGCGACCGGCGAAGGTCTACACCCTCCACGCCGGTCCGGACGGAGGAGTTATCGGTCAGGGAGGGCAGCGGATGTTCGAGGACACAGAGGACGGTTACGTGGACCCCTGATATCCTCGTGTAATAGTGTGAATTTTAACACTATGCATACTCGTGGTACCAGACGTGTCGTACTGTGTGGCATACCTTCGGTCATGGTCGGTACCAGTGGATGCCTCTCCGGAGCGGGCCCGCGGGATACACGCAGGACGCAGCGACTGAGGTCATCCATGAGGGACCGGAGTCCTCGTCGTTCATGTCGGCTCAGAGGGCGAATTTATTACTGATGGGTGGACGTTCGAAGAGTCCGGTGACGGGTACGTCGAAAGCTGACAATCAGCAGTAGCGAAGACGCTGGCGAAGCAGTCTCACACGTGTTCGTCGAGGAACTCGACGACCTGCGTGTAGGCCTCGATCCGGTTCTCGCGCTTGCCGATCCCGTGGCCCTCGTCGTCGAAGACCAGCAGTTCGACCGGAACGTCCTGCTCGCGGACCGCGTCGACGATCTGTTCGGCCTCGCCGACCGGGACGCGGGGGTCGTTCTCGCCGTGGATGACGAACAGCGGCGCGGCGATCTGGTCCGCGCTGTGGATCGGCGAGACGGATTCGAGGAACTCGCGGTCGTCGTCCAGAGAGCCGTACTCGGCTTCGCGCAGCGACCGTCGCCAGTCGCCGGTGTTTTCGAGGAAGGTGACGAAGTTCGCGATGCCGACCACGTCGACGCCCGCGGCCCACAGGTCGGGGTACTCCGTCATCGCGGCAAGCACCATGAACCCGCCGTAGGAGCCGCCCTTGGCCACCAGTCGGTCGGGATCGACCGCCGGATGATCGTGGAGCCAGTCGACGCCGGCACGGATGTCGCGGACGCTGTCCATCCGGTGCTCCACGTCGTCCAGTTGCATGTAGTCGGTCCCGTAGCCGCTCGATCCCCGGACGTTGGGCTCGAACAGGGCGTAGCCACCCGAGAGGAAGTACTGCTGGAGGCCGGAGAAGGAGGGCCGGCGCTGGCTCTCGGGACCGCCGTGGATGTCGACGATCACCGGGACGCCGTCGTCGTCTCTGCCCTCGGCCGGCGGCAGCGAGAAGAACGCCGGGATCTCGCGCCCGTCGAAGGTCTCGTAGTGGACCAGCTCCGGCGGGACGAACGTCGAGTCGGGAATGCCGGCCGTCGAGGCGTGCGTCCAGCGCGTGGCCTCGCCCGTCTCGGTCTCGACGACGAAGACGTTCGTGTTGACCGTCCGGCCGGTGACCGTCACCGCGAATCGATCGGCGTCGGGTCCCCACGAGACGCCGCCAGCGATCCCGCCGGGCAGGTCCGGCGTGGGGAACGCCTCGATCGTGGTCTCGTCGGTCAACCGTCCGACGGTCAGGTCCGTGTAGCCGTCGACGTTCCGAGAGTAGGCGAGCCGTCCGGTATCGACGTCGACGGACACGCCGTCGACGTTCCAGTCGTCGTCCGAGACGACCTCGCGGAGCGTCCCGTCGAGATCGAGGCGGGCCAGCCAGCGCAGGTC
Above is a genomic segment from Halomicrobium sp. LC1Hm containing:
- a CDS encoding S9 family peptidase, which encodes MYDLERYLNVRSATGATLGPDGQLAFRMNTTGTFQLWSVDEPGGWPQQRTFYDDSVSFASYSPERPELIFGKDEGGNERLQLFRLDADGQSTSLTDRPDAKHRWGGWSHDGERFAFASNRRDESVFDIYVQGRDDDEATLVHEGGGWLTVGGWSPDDSKLLVGEAHSNVDQDLSVLDIESGDFDHLTPHDGDVRYGSAQWAPDGDGVYLVTDSDADLRWLARLDLDGTLREVVSDDDWNVDGVSVDVDTGRLAYSRNVDGYTDLTVGRLTDETTIEAFPTPDLPGGIAGGVSWGPDADRFAVTVTGRTVNTNVFVVETETGEATRWTHASTAGIPDSTFVPPELVHYETFDGREIPAFFSLPPAEGRDDDGVPVIVDIHGGPESQRRPSFSGLQQYFLSGGYALFEPNVRGSSGYGTDYMQLDDVEHRMDSVRDIRAGVDWLHDHPAVDPDRLVAKGGSYGGFMVLAAMTEYPDLWAAGVDVVGIANFVTFLENTGDWRRSLREAEYGSLDDDREFLESVSPIHSADQIAAPLFVIHGENDPRVPVGEAEQIVDAVREQDVPVELLVFDDEGHGIGKRENRIEAYTQVVEFLDEHV